The following proteins come from a genomic window of Natrinema saccharevitans:
- a CDS encoding L-threonylcarbamoyladenylate synthase, with the protein MSEFDRAAEAIENGDLVVYPTETVYGLAADALAPAAVERVFEVKGRDRSKPISMAVPSVPSALQHVRATERERQFMGTFLPGPVTVLCRRRESVPEELTAGRDRVGVRVPDHAVALRLCERAGTPITSTSANVSGRESARRSADLDPEIREAAAVVLEDVDEGDSSARQTESDDGETDAGTESTVVDVSSETIHRRGAMADEIEAWLEES; encoded by the coding sequence ATGAGCGAGTTCGACCGCGCGGCCGAGGCGATCGAGAACGGGGACCTGGTCGTCTACCCGACGGAGACGGTCTACGGCCTCGCCGCGGACGCCCTCGCGCCCGCCGCCGTCGAGCGGGTCTTCGAGGTGAAAGGCCGGGACCGATCGAAGCCGATCTCCATGGCGGTGCCCTCGGTCCCGTCGGCGCTACAGCACGTCCGTGCGACCGAACGGGAACGACAGTTCATGGGGACGTTTCTCCCCGGCCCCGTGACGGTCCTCTGTCGGCGACGCGAGAGCGTCCCGGAGGAACTCACAGCGGGGCGGGACCGCGTCGGGGTCCGGGTGCCGGACCACGCGGTCGCGCTGCGGCTCTGTGAGCGGGCCGGGACGCCGATCACGTCGACCAGCGCGAACGTCAGCGGCCGGGAGAGCGCGCGCCGATCCGCCGACCTCGATCCCGAGATCCGCGAGGCCGCGGCCGTCGTCCTCGAGGACGTCGACGAGGGAGACTCGTCGGCCCGTCAGACGGAGTCTGACGACGGGGAAACCGACGCCGGGACCGAGAGTACCGTCGTCGACGTCTCGAGCGAGACGATTCACCGTCGCGGCGCGATGGCCGACGAGATCGAGGCCTGGCTCGAAGAGTCCTAA